The sequence GAACCAGTTAAGGAGATCGCGGATCAGCGCCTGCTCCTCGACACGCCTGATGGCAAAGGGGAGTTGCCGGTCTATGCGGATCATGCGATCGAAGCGGCATCGCCCGATGTGACGAAGGTGCTGATCATAATTCATGGCACGCTCCGAAATGCCGATGCCTACTACGCAGCCGGAGAGGAGCTGCTCGCAAAGGCCGGCGATATCGCCGACGGTACGATGGTGGTTGCGCCGCAATTCCTGATAAGGCCCGATGTGGATGCGTTTTCGCTGAGTGCGCAGACGCTCGCCTGGACGCAAAATGGCTGGAAAGGCGGTGAAGCCGCGCGTCAGCCGGCGCCGATCAGTTCTTTTGCCGCGCTTGATGCCCTGCTCAAGCATTTCGCCGATCGTCGGTTGTATCCGTCTCTGAAGACCATCGTCGTGATGGGACATTCGGCGGGAGCGCAATTGGTCCAGCGTTATGCCGTGGCCGGAAGAGAGATCGAAGATTTGACGAGCGCCGGCATCTCCGTCCGCTACCTCGTCGCCAATCCCTCGAGCTATCTTTATTTCGACAACGAACGACCGGCCTTGCAAGATCAGCAGGCCGGATTGGCGTCATGCCCGAAGGCGGTGCAATGGCGATATGGTCTGACCGGCGCACCGCCTTACGTGTCCACACAGGATCCGAAACTCCTCGAAACCAGATATGCCGCGCACAATGTCGTCTATCTGCTGGGGCAGGCAGACACGAACCCCTACACCCATTTCATCGATCGCTCCTGCGGAGCAATGGCGCAGGGACCCTATCGGCTCGCGCGCGGGCTGACCTATTTCGACTATATGAGAAAGCG comes from Rhizobium tropici CIAT 899 and encodes:
- a CDS encoding alpha/beta fold hydrolase, with the protein product MRSIQGRVCARLTIAALIAIGMSGEAQLASAASEHQRLNEPVKEIADQRLLLDTPDGKGELPVYADHAIEAASPDVTKVLIIIHGTLRNADAYYAAGEELLAKAGDIADGTMVVAPQFLIRPDVDAFSLSAQTLAWTQNGWKGGEAARQPAPISSFAALDALLKHFADRRLYPSLKTIVVMGHSAGAQLVQRYAVAGREIEDLTSAGISVRYLVANPSSYLYFDNERPALQDQQAGLASCPKAVQWRYGLTGAPPYVSTQDPKLLETRYAAHNVVYLLGQADTNPYTHFIDRSCGAMAQGPYRLARGLTYFDYMRKRHPSDLNQKVVEVPGVGHDDEAMFTSDCGIAVLFDRPVPQACPVIDATAKLSGAVP